Below is a genomic region from Mycolicibacterium neworleansense.
GATCCCAGCGCAGACCATCGTCTATCTGCGCGACACTGTTCCGGACTACGCCGCCGAGGGGCAGCTGTGGGAACGGTTCATGCCGGCCCTGCAGCAGCAGGGCATCACCCCGGGCACGTTCGGCGGATGCATCGAACACGACGACGAGTTCCGCGAATCCGATGTCGACGAATCGGTGTTCTTCGAGGTTCCCGCCGGCACCACGGCCCGGGATCCGCTGAGCGTGCTCGTCGTCCCCGCTCGACGGGCCGTGGTGGCCAGCGTCACCGGGCCGTACGCCGAGGCGATCTCGCGGGCGCACGAGCTCATCAGTGCCTACATGACCGAACACGGGTTGAACCTGACGCGCACCGCCCACGACATCACGACGCACCACTACAACGTGTACATCGACGACCCGAGCGAGGTACCCGAGGACCGGCTGCGGACCAAGGTCTACGTGCCGGTGAAGTAGGGCACTCGACACCACTGCGGCTATAGAAGCAGGCCAGGGGAGATTCCCCTGGCCTGCGACCTGTCTAGAAGTGCGTCACAGCATGCAGCTGACGCAACCCTCCACCTCAGTGCCTTCCAAAGCCATCTGGCGAAGCCGGATGTAGTACAGCGTCTTGATTCCCTTGCGCCAGGCGTAGATCTGCGCCTTGTTGACGTCGCGCGTGTTGGCGGTGTCCTTGAAGAACAAGGTCAGGCTCAGACCCTGATCCACGTGCTGCGTGGCCGCGGCGTAGGTGTCGATGATCTTCTCGTACCCGATCTCGTACGCGTCCTGGTAGTACTCCAGGTTGTCGTTGGTCAGATACGGCGCCGGGTAGTAAACCCGGCCGATCTTGCCTTCCTTGCGGATCTCGATCTTGCTCGCCACCGGGTGGATCGAGGACGTCGAGTGGTTGATGTAGGAGATCGACCCGGTCGGCGGGACGGCCTGCAGGTTCTGGTTGTAGATGCCGTGCTTCTGCACCGACTCCTTCAACTGCTTCCAGTCGTCCTGCGTCGGGATGTGGATCTCGGCGTCGGCGAAGATCTGCCGAACCTTGTCAGTGGCCGGCTCCCACACCTGCTCGGTGTACTTGTCGAAGAACTCTCCCGAGGCGTACTTCGAGTCCTCGAACCCGCCGAAGCTCGTACCACGTTCGATCGCAATGAGATTCGATGCCCGCAGGGCGTGGAACAGCACGGTGTAGAAGTAGATGTTGGTGAAGTCGATGCCTTCTTCGGAGCCGTAGTGGATCCGTTCGCGGGCCAGATATCCGTGCAGGTTCATCTGGCCCAGGCCGATCGCGTGCGAGCTGTTGTTGCCCTGCTCGATCGACGGCACGGACCAGATGTGCGTCTGATCGCTCACCGCGGTCAGTGCCCGGATGGCCACCTCGATGGACTGTGCGAAGTCCGGTGAGTCCATCGTCTTGGCGATGTTCATCGACCCCAGGTTGCACGAGATGTCCTTGCCCACCTTGGAATAGGACAGGTCATCGTTGAACTCCGAGGCGGTGGAGACCTGCAGGATCTCCGAGCACAGATTGGAGTGGGTGATCTTGCCGGCGATCGGGTTGGCCCGGTTCACCGTGTCCTCGTACATGATGTACGGGTAGCCCGACTCGAACTGCAGCTCGGCCAGCGTCTGGAAGAACTCACGGGCCTTGATCTTGGTCTTGCGGATCCGGCCGTCGTTGACCATCTCGTGGTACTTCTCGGTCACCGAGATGTCGGCGAACGGAACGCCATAGACCTTCTCCACGTCGTACGGCGAGAACAGGTACATGTCCTCGTTCTTCTTCGCCAGTTCGAAGGTGATGTCCGGGATCACCACGCCCAACGAGAGCGTCTTGATCCGGATCTTCTCGTCGGCATTCTCGCGCTTGGTATCGAGGAACCGGTAGATATCGGGGTGGTGCGCGTGCAGGTACACCGCACCGGCACCCTGGCGCGCACCGAGCTGGTTGGCGTAGGAGAACGAGTCCTCCAACAGCTTCATGATCGGGATGACGCCCGAGCTCTGGTTCTCGATGTTCTTGATCGGGGCACCGTGCTCACGAATGTTGGTCAGCAGCAAGGCAACTCCGCCGCCGCGCTTGGACAGCTGCAGGGCCGAGTTGATGGAGCGCCCGATGGACTCCATGTTGTCCTCGATACGCAGCAGGAAGCAGGACACCGGCTCACCGCGCTGCTTCTTGCCCGAGTTGAGGAACGTCGGGGTGGCCGGCTGGAACCGGCCGTCGATGATCTCGTCGACCAGCTTCTCGGCCAGCACGGTGTCACCGGCGGCCAGGGTCAGCGCCACCATCACGACCCGATCCTCGAAGCGCTCGAGGTAACGCTTCCCGTCGAAGGTCTTGAGCGTGTACGAGGTGTAGTACTTGAACGCGCCCAGGAACGTCGGGAACCGGAACTTCTTGGCGTAGGCCCGATCCAGCAGGCTCTTGACGAAGTTACGGCTGTACTGATCGAGCACCTCGCGCTCGTAGTACTCCTTCTCGATCAGGTAATCGAGCTTCTCGTCCTGACTGTGGAAGAACACCGTGTTCTGGTTGACGTGCTGCAGGAAGTACTCCCGCGCGGCCCGCACATCCTTGTCGAACTGAATCTTGCCGTCGGCGTCGTACAGATTCAGCATCGCGTTGAGCGCGTGGTAATCCGTCTCGCCGGGCAGCGCGTGCGCGCCGGTGGTTACAGGCTCTGCAGCTGTGACGGTTGGTGGCACGTCTGATCCTTCCAAAAGTCTTTCAAACCCTCGCGGACGGCGTCGACATCGTCCGGGGTACCCATCAGTTCGAAGCGGTACAGGTACGGCACACCGCATTTGCGCGAAACGACATCGCCTGCGTAGGCGAACTCCGCACCGAAGTTGTTGTTGCCCGCGGCGATGACGCCGCGGATCAACGACCGATTGTGCTCATTGTTCAGAAACGCGATGACCTGCTTGGGCACATAGCCACCGTTGTTGATGTCGGGGGTGGCACGACCGCCGCCGTAGGTGGGAAGGACCAGAACATAAGGCTCGTTCACCTCGATGCGGCCGTGCAGCGGGATCCGGGTGACTCGGTCTTCGGGCCACTGCAGCTTCTGGACGAAGCGGTGGGTGTTCTCCGAGACGCTGGAGAAGTAGACGAGATGGCTCATCGTGTTCTCCGTCCTCCCCCGTAGTGATGCCTTCCGTTACGCGCTGGCCGCGACCGTGCTGAGTGTCTTGATCCGATCCGGCCGGAAGCCCGACCAGTGCTCGTTGCCGGCGACGACGACCGGGGCCTGCAGGTAACCGAGCGCCATGACGTAGTCACGGGCCTCGCTGTCGAGGGTGATGTCGACCTTCTCGAACTCGATGCCCTGCTTTTCCAACGCCTTGTAGGTGGCGTTGCACTGCACGCATGCGGGCTTGGTGTACACGGTGACGGTCATCTTCGGTACGGCTCCTCTTGCGGAAAGTGAACAAACTAGACAGGTGACTGGCAACTGATCGGGTCTTACGTTTCGCTTAAGTTCAGCGACCTTCGGGCCGCCAAAATTCCTGCCGGTCGAAGCCGCTCTCCGGCTGGTCCTGAAACCGACTCAGCCGGATTCGCTGCGCTCCGGCCGGCTCCCGAACTGTGGTGGCCTGTCGGTCTCACAGACACTACACCTAGTGGCCGACAGTTCGAAGCCATACAACATGTTCTGAATAACATTTCTGAAATTCCCTGGTCGTAAGCTTGCCAGCAACCACGTTCACGGCGTGTCGCCCTCGACTTGACAGACCGTGTCGCGCCGCACCATCAGATGTAGCACCAGGCACCGACAAGTCCGGGCGCCGCAAAGCGCAAGACCCCCAATAGCAAAGCCGCCGGCCGGGTCGTACGACCCAACCGGCGGCAGGAATTTTGCCGGAAAGCTTCCCGGACGGCAAAACGCGTAGGTGGGCTCTCAGCCGACCTCGACTGTGAGCTTGCCCACAATGTCACGCAGCGCCTCGGCCACCTCAGCGTTCTCCCGCGGATGCTTGTCGTCGAGCGTCTTGGACGGCACCGAGAGCTTGAGATCCTCGACCACGCGCGGCCCGGCGATGCCGAAGGACTTACGCGTCTCGTCGTGCGCCCAGCCCCCGCCGTACTGCCCCAGCGCGGCACCGACCACCGCCAGCGGCTTGTCCTTGAGCGCGCCGTTGCCCCACGGCCGCGACAGCCAGTCGATCGCGTTCTTCAATACGCCCGGGATGCTGCCGTTGTATTCGGGGGTGACGACGAGCGCCGCGTCAGCCTCGGCGGCCGCCGCCCGCAGCGCGACCACGGGCTCGGCTACGTCGTCCCCGTCGATGTCCTCGTTATAGAAGGGCAACTCCCCCAGCCGATCGAAGATCCGCAGTTCCACCCCGTCGGGCGCCTGCTCTACCGCCAGCTCGGCGAGCTGGCGATTGATCGACGCCGCACGCAGGCTTCCGATCAACACCAGCACCTTGATATCGGCCATGCTCTCTACTCCTTAGTTCGGCTCGTCCGATCTTCGCAACGATCAACCGGACTGTGGTCCGATTAATTCCGGCTGAGTTAAAGTGCAGTTGTGGCAGCCTCCGACCGCCCGACCCGGCTCATGGGTATCGATCAGGTGCCACAGGAACGCGGCGATGCCGCCCGGAACCGCGCCCTGATCCTCGCCGCCGCGCGCCGGCTGATCGCCGAACGCGGCCCCGACGCGGTCAGCACCGACGATATCGCGGTTGCGGCCGGCGTCGGGAAGGGAACGCTGTTCCGAAGATTCGGCAGCCGGGCCGGCCTGATGATGGTCCTTCTCGACGAGGACGAGACCGCCCAACAGGACGCCTTCATGTTCGGCCCGCCCCCGCTGGGCCCCGGCGCACCTCCGTTGGAACGCCTGCTGGCCTACGGCGCGGAGCGTCTTCGGTTTGTGCACTGCCATCAGGCACTGCTGTCCGATGCCATCCGCGAACCCGGGCTGCGCTACTCCGGCCCGTTCACGCTGCACCGCACCCACGTCCGGATGCTCCTGGAAACCGCGGGCACCACCGGCGATCTCGACGCGCAGGCCGATGCCCTGGTCGCCCTGCTGGACCCGGACTACATCGCGCACCAGCTCGCCGCCGGCCGCAGCCTCGATGCACTGGCCGCGGCATGGCAGGACACCGCCCGCAAGTTGTGCGGCCACTAGGTAGCCATGACCACCTGGGTGCTGCATGTCGACCTGGACCAGTTCCTGGCCTCGGTGGAGCTGCGCCGCCACCCGGAACTGGAGGGGCTGCCCGTCATCGTCGGCGGCAGTGGTGACCCCACCGAACCGCGCAAGGTGGTCACCTGTGCGTCGTATCAGGCGCGCGAGTTCGGTGTGCACGCCGGCATGCCGCTGCGCACCGCGGCACGCAAATGCCCCGATGCCACCTTCCTGCCGTCGGACCCGCAGGCCTACGACGCGGCGTCCGAACAGGTGATGGGCCTGCTGCGCGATCTCGGCCACCCGTTGGAGGTATGGGGTTGGGACGAGGCCTATCTGGGCGCGGAGGTGAACGATCCGGTCGAGCTGGCCGAGCGCATCCGCACCGTGATCGCCGCAGAAACCGGACTGTCCTGCTCAGTGGGCATCAGTGACAACAAGCAGCGCGCCAAAGTCGCGACCGGGCTGGCCAAACCGGCCGGTGTCTACCTGCTCACCGAAGCGAACTGGATGTCGGTGATGGGTGATCGTCCTCCCGATGCGTTGTGGGGAGTTGGGCCCAAGACCACCAAAAAGCTTGCCACGCTGGGCATCACCACGGTCGCCGATCTGGCCGCCACCGACGCCACGGTGCTCACCTCGGCCTTCGGTCCGAGCACCGGGCTGTGGATCCTGTTGCTGGCCAAGGGCGGCGGCGATACCGAGGTCAGCTCCGAACCCTGGGTTCCACGCTCACGCAGTCACGTCATCACGTTCGCCACCGACCTCACCGAGCGCGGTGAGATGGACGACGCGATCCGTGAGCTGACCCGGCGCACTCTCGACGAGGTGGTCGAGCAAGGACGCATCGTCACCCGGGTAGCGGTCACGGTCCGCACCTCGACGTTCTACACCCGCACCAAGATCCGCAAGCTGGACGTGCCGAGCACCGACACCGACGTCATCACCGAGACCGCACTGGCGGTGTTCGATCAGTTCGACCTGGACCGGCCGATCCGCCTGCTGGGTGTTCGGCTCGAACTGTCCATGGACGAGCTTCACAGCACCCCGGTTGTCGGGACCGACCAATAACCTCGACCCCATGTTGCAGACCATCGCGATCCGCGGCTACCGCTCGTTACGTGAGGTGATCCTGCCGCTGGCCGAACTCACGGTGGTCACCGGCGCCAACGGCACCGGCAAGTCGTCGATCTACCGCGCGCTGCGGCTGCTGGCCGACTGCGGACGAGGCCAGGTGATCGGGTCACTGGCCCGCGAGGGTGGCCTGCAGTCGGTGCTGTGGGCCGGACCCGAGCAGCCGAACGAACAGACCCAGGGCACCGTCCGGACCCGCCCGGTATCTCTCGAATTGGGCTTCGCCGCAGACGATTTCGGGTACCTGGTGGATCTCGGTCTGCCGCAGATGGCCGGCACCGGTCCGACGGCGTTCGCACAGGATCCCGAGATCAAACGTGAGGTGGTGTTCGCCGGGCCGGTGCTGCGCCCGGCCTCGACCCTGGTGAGCCGCACCCGCGATTACGCCGAGGTCGCCGCGCAATCCGGCCGGGGTTTCGATGAGCTGACCCGGTCCTTGCCCAGCTATCGCAGCGTGCTGGCCGAATACGCGCACCCGCATGCACTTCCGGAGCTCTCGGCGGTGTCCGACCGGTTGCGCGATTGGCGGTTCTACGACGGCTTCCGGGTCGACGCCGGCGCCCCGGCCCGCCAACCGCATGTCGGGACCCGCACCCCGGTGCTCTCCGACGACGGCGCCGATCTGGCCGCGGCAGTGCAGACGATCATCGAGGCCGGCTTCGACGATCTCGCCCGCGCGGTGGCCGAGGCGTTTGACGGCGCCACGATCGCGGTTGCCGTCAACGACGGGCTGTTCGACCTGCAATTACGCCAGCGTGGCATGCTGCGCCCGCTGCGGGCGGCCGAATTGTCCGACGGCACATTGCGTTTCCTGTTGTGGGCCACGGCGCTGGCCAGCCCGCGGCCGCCGTCGCTGATGGTGCTCAACGAGCCGGAGACCTCGTTGCACCCCGATCTGGTCCGGCCGCTGGCGTCGCTCATCAAAGCCGCGACGAAACAGTCCCAGGTGGTGGTGGTGACACACTCGCACGCCCTGCTGGACTTCCTGGACACCGCACCGGCGGCCGACGAGGAGCGGGGCGCCGCGATCGAGGTCGAGCTCTACAAAGAGTTGGGAGAAACGAAGGTCACCGGCTTCGGCATGCTCAACACGCCGTCCTGGCATTGGGGAAAGCGCTAGCGCTGCGCGGCTTTCGGTCGCAGTGCCCGGCTGAACAGCACGTTGACCTGGCGCATCGCCACACTGTAGGGCCACCACGCCACGCGCTTGAACGCGTACAGGGCACGGATGTCCGACGAGGTGTAGATCAGGAAGCGGTTGCGCGCCATCCCGGCCAGGATCTTGGCGGCGGCCTTCTCCGGTGAGATGGCGTGGCCGGCGAAGCGGTCCACCCACTTCTGCACGTTCGGATCTTCCCGGTCCACCCCGGCGATCTGAACGGTCTGCACCAGACCGGTTTTCACCGCACCGGGCACGACGACCGAGACCCCGATGCGGTGCCGGGCCAGGTCGAAACGCAGCACTTCGCTCAGCCCGCGCAACCCGTACTTGCTGGCGCTGTAGGCACTGTGCCAGGGCAATGCGACGATGCCGGCGGCCGAGGAGACGTTCACCAGATGGCCACCGCGACGCGCCTGCACCATCGGCGGCAGGAACGTCTCGATCACGTGGATCGGGCCCATCAGGTTGACGTCGATCATCGAGCGCCAGTGCTGATGGGTGAGTTGGTCGACGGTTCCCCATGCCGACACCCCGGCGATGTTCATCACCACGTCCATGGCCGCATGCGCCGCATGGATGTCGGCGCCGAAGGCCGCCACCTGGTCGTAGTCGGAGATGTCCAGGGCCCGATGAGCGGGCACCTGGGCGCCCAGCGCCCTCGCGTCGGCAACGGTCTGGGCCAGCCCCACTTCGTCGCGGTCGGTCAGATAGAGCTCAGCGCCGCGAGCCGCCAGGGCCAGCGCGGTGGCTCGGCCGATTCCGCTCGCGGCACCGGTGATCAAACACTTTTTTCCCTGAAAGTCCGACCGACCGTTACCCGCGGTATCACTCCCCATAGCGGTGACCTTACCTGTGGCGCTAGCCCTCTTGGCCACCCCACAGTGCGTTGAGCCACAGTCGCTCGACCACGTCGAGCGCACGTGCCGGGTCGGTGCCACGCCCAACGAAGGCCGAGTCGTGAGACAGCGTCATCGCGGTGGTCGCCACCAGGGTGCGTACCAGCGCGGGGAGGTCGTCGGAGATCGGGCGGGCACCCGAGTCCTGTTCGACGAGGCCGACGATCTGGCCGATCACCGCGTCCTCGTAGTCGTTCATCAGTTCGCGGATCTGGGCGTCGGTGTTCTGCGCGACGGTGCAGGCCGACATGATCGGGTCGTTGGTGGCGAAAACGGTGGCTGCGCTGCCGACCATCCGCTTGGCGAAGGCGGCCGGGGTTTCACCTGCATCCCGGGGCGCGTAGTTGTGCGTCAACGCGGCGAGTTCTTCCATCGCGTCGGACACGATCACCGCCAGCACGGCGTACTTCGAATCGAAGTAGAAGTAGAAGCCCGACCGGGCCACTCCGGCGCGTTCGCTGATGGTGCTCACCGACAAATCGGCGAACGAGTGCTCCTCGAGCAGGTCCCGCACGGCCGCCACGATGGCCTCGCGTTGCCGGTCGCCCCGGCTGCGACGGGCCTGCGGACGCCCGGTGGAGCCGTCGCTGCTCCCCGGTATCGATTCGGCGGTCATGGCATTAGACCTTTGCACCCGCGACGCGCCAGTTCAAAACTTGACATGCGTCAAGTCTGACAGTCAGGATGGCCACAAGTGGTGACATCGACCACACTTCGTCAGGCTTTTATGGTCAGGAGCGGCCCATGGCAACCATCAGCACCCCGCATTACCTGCTCGATCAGGCAAAGCGCCGGTTCACCCCGACGCCGAACACGCTGCCGGGCATGGGGACGCTGGAGAAGCGTCTCAAGGCCAAGCAGTGGGACCAGTTCACGTTCGCCGAGCCGCCGGCCGGCAGCGGGCTCAAGCCGATCAGCGGCGACTCCGGTTTGCCGATCATCGGCCACATGATCGAGATCTTCCGCGGCGGTCCGGACTTCATCCTCGAGCTCTACCGCAAGCACGGCCCGATCTACTACGCC
It encodes:
- a CDS encoding MerR family transcriptional regulator, with protein sequence MTDTPSLMSIGRFSSLSRISVRMLRHYDAHAVLVPARVDAISGYRRYAAAQLADAATIRRLRDIGFGVSAIGALLAIRGTAAFDAALAAQRIELVAAAEEANARLRLIDHLLSEKELTMTDTVTEEAIPAQTIVYLRDTVPDYAAEGQLWERFMPALQQQGITPGTFGGCIEHDDEFRESDVDESVFFEVPAGTTARDPLSVLVVPARRAVVASVTGPYAEAISRAHELISAYMTEHGLNLTRTAHDITTHHYNVYIDDPSEVPEDRLRTKVYVPVK
- the nrdE gene encoding class 1b ribonucleoside-diphosphate reductase subunit alpha, producing MPPTVTAAEPVTTGAHALPGETDYHALNAMLNLYDADGKIQFDKDVRAAREYFLQHVNQNTVFFHSQDEKLDYLIEKEYYEREVLDQYSRNFVKSLLDRAYAKKFRFPTFLGAFKYYTSYTLKTFDGKRYLERFEDRVVMVALTLAAGDTVLAEKLVDEIIDGRFQPATPTFLNSGKKQRGEPVSCFLLRIEDNMESIGRSINSALQLSKRGGGVALLLTNIREHGAPIKNIENQSSGVIPIMKLLEDSFSYANQLGARQGAGAVYLHAHHPDIYRFLDTKRENADEKIRIKTLSLGVVIPDITFELAKKNEDMYLFSPYDVEKVYGVPFADISVTEKYHEMVNDGRIRKTKIKAREFFQTLAELQFESGYPYIMYEDTVNRANPIAGKITHSNLCSEILQVSTASEFNDDLSYSKVGKDISCNLGSMNIAKTMDSPDFAQSIEVAIRALTAVSDQTHIWSVPSIEQGNNSSHAIGLGQMNLHGYLARERIHYGSEEGIDFTNIYFYTVLFHALRASNLIAIERGTSFGGFEDSKYASGEFFDKYTEQVWEPATDKVRQIFADAEIHIPTQDDWKQLKESVQKHGIYNQNLQAVPPTGSISYINHSTSSIHPVASKIEIRKEGKIGRVYYPAPYLTNDNLEYYQDAYEIGYEKIIDTYAAATQHVDQGLSLTLFFKDTANTRDVNKAQIYAWRKGIKTLYYIRLRQMALEGTEVEGCVSCML
- the nrdI gene encoding class Ib ribonucleoside-diphosphate reductase assembly flavoprotein NrdI, whose protein sequence is MSHLVYFSSVSENTHRFVQKLQWPEDRVTRIPLHGRIEVNEPYVLVLPTYGGGRATPDINNGGYVPKQVIAFLNNEHNRSLIRGVIAAGNNNFGAEFAYAGDVVSRKCGVPYLYRFELMGTPDDVDAVREGLKDFWKDQTCHQPSQLQSL
- a CDS encoding redoxin NrdH, yielding MTVTVYTKPACVQCNATYKALEKQGIEFEKVDITLDSEARDYVMALGYLQAPVVVAGNEHWSGFRPDRIKTLSTVAASA
- a CDS encoding NAD(P)H-dependent oxidoreductase, translating into MADIKVLVLIGSLRAASINRQLAELAVEQAPDGVELRIFDRLGELPFYNEDIDGDDVAEPVVALRAAAAEADAALVVTPEYNGSIPGVLKNAIDWLSRPWGNGALKDKPLAVVGAALGQYGGGWAHDETRKSFGIAGPRVVEDLKLSVPSKTLDDKHPRENAEVAEALRDIVGKLTVEVG
- a CDS encoding TetR/AcrR family transcriptional regulator, which gives rise to MAASDRPTRLMGIDQVPQERGDAARNRALILAAARRLIAERGPDAVSTDDIAVAAGVGKGTLFRRFGSRAGLMMVLLDEDETAQQDAFMFGPPPLGPGAPPLERLLAYGAERLRFVHCHQALLSDAIREPGLRYSGPFTLHRTHVRMLLETAGTTGDLDAQADALVALLDPDYIAHQLAAGRSLDALAAAWQDTARKLCGH
- a CDS encoding DNA polymerase IV, with product MTTWVLHVDLDQFLASVELRRHPELEGLPVIVGGSGDPTEPRKVVTCASYQAREFGVHAGMPLRTAARKCPDATFLPSDPQAYDAASEQVMGLLRDLGHPLEVWGWDEAYLGAEVNDPVELAERIRTVIAAETGLSCSVGISDNKQRAKVATGLAKPAGVYLLTEANWMSVMGDRPPDALWGVGPKTTKKLATLGITTVADLAATDATVLTSAFGPSTGLWILLLAKGGGDTEVSSEPWVPRSRSHVITFATDLTERGEMDDAIRELTRRTLDEVVEQGRIVTRVAVTVRTSTFYTRTKIRKLDVPSTDTDVITETALAVFDQFDLDRPIRLLGVRLELSMDELHSTPVVGTDQ
- a CDS encoding AAA family ATPase; the protein is MLQTIAIRGYRSLREVILPLAELTVVTGANGTGKSSIYRALRLLADCGRGQVIGSLAREGGLQSVLWAGPEQPNEQTQGTVRTRPVSLELGFAADDFGYLVDLGLPQMAGTGPTAFAQDPEIKREVVFAGPVLRPASTLVSRTRDYAEVAAQSGRGFDELTRSLPSYRSVLAEYAHPHALPELSAVSDRLRDWRFYDGFRVDAGAPARQPHVGTRTPVLSDDGADLAAAVQTIIEAGFDDLARAVAEAFDGATIAVAVNDGLFDLQLRQRGMLRPLRAAELSDGTLRFLLWATALASPRPPSLMVLNEPETSLHPDLVRPLASLIKAATKQSQVVVVTHSHALLDFLDTAPAADEERGAAIEVELYKELGETKVTGFGMLNTPSWHWGKR
- a CDS encoding SDR family oxidoreductase, which produces MGSDTAGNGRSDFQGKKCLITGAASGIGRATALALAARGAELYLTDRDEVGLAQTVADARALGAQVPAHRALDISDYDQVAAFGADIHAAHAAMDVVMNIAGVSAWGTVDQLTHQHWRSMIDVNLMGPIHVIETFLPPMVQARRGGHLVNVSSAAGIVALPWHSAYSASKYGLRGLSEVLRFDLARHRIGVSVVVPGAVKTGLVQTVQIAGVDREDPNVQKWVDRFAGHAISPEKAAAKILAGMARNRFLIYTSSDIRALYAFKRVAWWPYSVAMRQVNVLFSRALRPKAAQR
- a CDS encoding TetR/AcrR family transcriptional regulator, with the protein product MTAESIPGSSDGSTGRPQARRSRGDRQREAIVAAVRDLLEEHSFADLSVSTISERAGVARSGFYFYFDSKYAVLAVIVSDAMEELAALTHNYAPRDAGETPAAFAKRMVGSAATVFATNDPIMSACTVAQNTDAQIRELMNDYEDAVIGQIVGLVEQDSGARPISDDLPALVRTLVATTAMTLSHDSAFVGRGTDPARALDVVERLWLNALWGGQEG